A part of Thermococcus sp. SY098 genomic DNA contains:
- a CDS encoding DUF6541 family protein, with amino-acid sequence MIFLIVVSIMLGVYILHEDDFISALAIGIASLFVGIILLYYVLSLLKIKIAYVPYILTALVIVGTIFSKTDSSKIMIQKRDMMLIAGIALIILLPKIFFFKYPSYPGPPGVDSIFHALKIKLILEQNTVFVSIVHPYEFPNIVSYPAGYHSVVSFLVSLSKSPIPYNMMILRIILWAIFPLASYYLSFKITENRDIAFLSMIITPSIWLYYYYINYTLHPTFFNYYLLPIAIGTYIKAVDELLKECKINTTHAISILLIAGLLFVHPYHYIFFQIYTTIYILVLVLNPKYNEETKKILFVYYILQGILSFLLYYVLSSPARINIIKYSTKFSTYPEKDNVEWLRYIILQTFIKNANVTISPLLLVSFIYGLKSRSEKVLTLILSFVSIFVLMLNKIFFKIYIPVISAIWNSERLFILLTPILPVLYSIGLYRVLVYINKIEVKKISKKTLLIFVMLLMILPPYVSASIDNIAFEEAYILDNNVIQSFEWIKNNLSNHTICTLCCDDSGYWMPVFGINSIKCLSKYHVRYRCKLLTNYSACSYLYLDTRGMNVLYPSPLDPLELYKKYQLVYFNKGIWIFNLSSPHTESSLNLLSTYYTLSSNTISPSVNTSHLKYFIYGWIIKHPIIIKWKLLKKLDAVYSLFNKAEIIFIPNSTYNGLEISMFSENKCTFDIRVNDHLYSFPIVNKTDNIRLYNVSIYSNQMNSIIFYRKGKCSGVWGVKSIKMLP; translated from the coding sequence GTGATATTCCTAATCGTAGTTAGCATAATGCTTGGAGTATATATCCTACATGAAGACGACTTCATTTCTGCACTTGCTATAGGTATTGCTTCTCTGTTTGTGGGGATTATATTACTCTACTATGTATTATCATTATTAAAAATTAAGATAGCTTATGTCCCATATATCCTGACAGCATTAGTTATTGTGGGAACAATATTCTCAAAAACAGATAGCTCTAAGATAATGATACAGAAGAGAGATATGATGCTGATTGCCGGCATAGCACTAATAATTCTATTACCAAAGATTTTTTTCTTTAAGTACCCCTCATATCCTGGCCCTCCCGGTGTTGATTCGATATTCCATGCACTAAAAATAAAATTAATTTTAGAGCAGAATACAGTTTTTGTTAGTATTGTTCACCCATATGAATTTCCTAACATTGTCTCGTATCCTGCCGGTTATCACTCTGTAGTATCTTTTCTAGTCTCTCTTTCTAAGTCACCAATTCCATATAACATGATGATACTAAGGATTATACTTTGGGCTATATTCCCACTTGCCTCGTATTATCTCTCGTTCAAAATCACAGAAAATAGAGATATTGCATTTTTGAGTATGATAATAACTCCATCCATTTGGCTTTATTACTACTATATAAACTACACCCTCCACCCAACTTTCTTTAACTATTATCTTCTGCCTATAGCTATTGGAACATATATAAAAGCAGTTGATGAATTATTAAAAGAGTGCAAAATAAATACTACACATGCTATTTCAATTCTTTTAATCGCAGGGCTCTTATTTGTACACCCATATCATTATATATTCTTCCAGATATACACAACAATTTATATCCTTGTACTTGTTTTAAATCCTAAATATAACGAAGAAACAAAAAAGATACTTTTTGTATACTACATACTTCAGGGAATATTATCATTCCTTTTATACTATGTGTTATCTTCTCCCGCCAGAATAAATATTATTAAGTATTCCACCAAATTCAGCACATATCCAGAAAAAGACAATGTAGAGTGGCTAAGATACATCATTCTTCAAACATTTATAAAAAATGCTAATGTTACAATAAGCCCTCTTCTGCTAGTATCTTTTATATATGGCTTAAAATCACGATCAGAAAAAGTATTAACGCTAATTTTGTCCTTTGTATCTATTTTCGTTTTAATGTTAAATAAGATCTTTTTTAAAATTTATATTCCGGTAATCTCAGCGATTTGGAACTCAGAACGATTATTTATCCTACTAACTCCTATCCTGCCTGTACTCTACAGTATAGGGTTATATCGTGTATTGGTCTACATCAACAAAATAGAAGTAAAAAAGATATCCAAAAAGACACTGCTTATATTTGTGATGCTCTTGATGATACTCCCACCCTATGTTTCAGCATCTATTGACAACATAGCTTTTGAAGAGGCATATATTTTAGATAATAATGTAATACAGTCGTTTGAGTGGATAAAAAACAACCTAAGCAACCACACAATATGTACATTATGTTGCGATGATTCTGGATACTGGATGCCAGTTTTTGGAATTAACTCAATCAAATGTCTATCTAAATACCATGTTAGGTATAGATGTAAATTGTTAACTAATTACTCTGCTTGCTCTTATTTATACTTAGATACAAGAGGTATGAACGTATTATACCCTTCTCCACTCGATCCTCTAGAATTATATAAAAAATATCAGCTTGTATACTTCAATAAAGGAATTTGGATATTCAATTTATCATCTCCCCATACTGAGAGTAGCCTAAATCTACTATCTACGTATTACACTCTATCCTCAAACACTATATCTCCCTCCGTGAATACAAGTCATTTAAAATATTTCATTTATGGATGGATTATCAAACACCCAATAATTATCAAATGGAAACTTCTAAAAAAGCTTGATGCAGTTTATTCCCTCTTTAACAAAGCAGAGATAATTTTTATTCCCAATTCAACCTACAATGGATTAGAGATATCCATGTTCTCTGAAAATAAATGTACATTTGATATCCGCGTCAATGATCACTTATATTCATTTCCCATAGTTAATAAGACTGACAATATAAGACTTTACAATGTGTCCATTTACAGTAATCAAATGAATAGCATAATATTTTATAGAAAAGGGAAATGTAGCGGAGTATGGGGAGTAAAGTCAATAAAAATGCTCCCATAA
- a CDS encoding class III signal peptide-containing protein: MRRKAQGAIEYLFMIAAALIIIAIVLRYLRGTGTSTGSAVSSAASELTSQVASALKAAQG, encoded by the coding sequence ATGAGGAGGAAGGCACAGGGGGCAATTGAGTATTTGTTCATGATTGCCGCAGCTTTGATCATAATTGCTATTGTTCTTAGGTACTTAAGAGGAACTGGAACCTCAACAGGTAGTGCTGTTAGCAGTGCTGCAAGTGAGTTGACAAGCCAAGTTGCAAGTGCTCTTAAAGCTGCACAGGGTTAA
- a CDS encoding site-2 protease family protein — protein sequence MPKGIYECIDCGYREVRESTEPLLERSCPNCGGDMVLVGFTEEIEAVEEPISQKLIQEIKKFYDVGAVLRQEANLLAFEVLSIKEENFEKVLKELEGLGYWAALKRRGGKIVLYVFPAQHVKSENPLIGILLFVATLISTFGAGYLLSLGYVQALDQYNLPGIRNIYLNALAFSISIMAILGTHEMGHKIAATLHGVKSTFPYFIPFPSFIGTMGAVIRVKSPIPTRNAAIDLGVSGPLAGFLVALPVSLIGLKLSLVLPASLVNLKEGGIIFGTNLFFMILEKYFLHLAEGYVILFHPVAIAGWVGILVTFLNLVPAAQLDGGHIARVFLNEKMHAYLTFGLGFALIALSYLWVGWLIWGGIILLMGRIGNPGALDEVSPVSFKRKILAVIALLIFVLSATPVPLSTS from the coding sequence ATGCCGAAAGGAATTTATGAGTGTATTGACTGCGGTTATCGAGAAGTGAGGGAATCTACAGAACCGTTACTTGAAAGGTCTTGTCCTAACTGCGGAGGAGATATGGTTCTTGTGGGGTTTACTGAAGAGATTGAGGCTGTAGAAGAACCAATCTCTCAGAAACTAATTCAAGAAATTAAAAAATTTTATGATGTTGGAGCAGTTCTTCGGCAGGAGGCTAATTTGCTTGCTTTTGAAGTTCTATCAATTAAAGAGGAGAATTTCGAAAAAGTGTTAAAAGAACTTGAGGGCTTGGGATACTGGGCGGCTTTAAAGAGAAGAGGAGGAAAAATTGTACTTTATGTATTCCCTGCACAGCATGTTAAGAGTGAGAATCCCCTTATAGGGATTCTATTGTTTGTTGCCACGCTCATAAGCACTTTTGGGGCAGGTTATTTGTTGTCTCTTGGCTATGTTCAAGCTTTAGATCAGTACAACCTTCCCGGAATTAGAAACATTTACCTAAATGCCTTGGCATTTTCAATAAGCATAATGGCGATCCTTGGAACTCACGAGATGGGGCATAAAATAGCGGCAACACTCCATGGTGTTAAGTCCACGTTTCCATATTTCATACCATTCCCATCGTTTATTGGGACAATGGGGGCTGTGATCAGGGTAAAATCTCCGATTCCAACAAGAAATGCAGCTATTGATCTGGGAGTTAGCGGACCTCTTGCGGGATTCTTAGTTGCGTTACCTGTTTCTCTTATCGGACTTAAGCTTTCTTTGGTTCTTCCAGCTTCACTGGTGAACCTCAAAGAGGGGGGCATAATTTTTGGAACCAATTTGTTTTTCATGATTCTTGAAAAGTACTTCCTTCACCTTGCAGAGGGGTATGTTATTTTATTTCACCCTGTTGCGATAGCAGGCTGGGTTGGTATTTTGGTAACATTTTTGAATTTAGTTCCCGCAGCACAGCTTGATGGGGGGCATATTGCAAGGGTATTTCTGAATGAAAAGATGCATGCATATTTAACTTTTGGATTGGGTTTCGCATTAATAGCACTGAGCTACCTTTGGGTAGGCTGGCTGATATGGGGGGGAATAATTTTGCTGATGGGAAGAATAGGGAATCCCGGAGCTCTTGATGAAGTGTCTCCCGTTTCATTTAAAAGAAAAATACTTGCAGTAATTGCTTTGCTGATTTTTGTTCTTTCTGCGACTCCAGTTCCATTATCCACTTCTTAG
- a CDS encoding DUF126 domain-containing protein, producing MKLKGRRITKGKAKGIALVSQKPLSFLGGIDPKTGIVTDVESDIKGESVKGKILVFPRGKGSTVGSYVIYQLKKNNVAPKAIVVEDAETIVATGAIIAEIPMVDKIDIKKIKNGQIIEVNADKGEVIIHEEEGI from the coding sequence ATGAAGCTCAAAGGAAGAAGGATAACAAAGGGAAAAGCTAAGGGAATTGCTCTGGTTTCTCAAAAACCTCTCTCATTTTTAGGAGGGATTGATCCAAAAACTGGAATTGTAACTGATGTAGAGAGCGATATAAAAGGAGAAAGTGTTAAAGGCAAAATCCTTGTATTTCCCCGGGGAAAAGGTTCAACTGTCGGCTCTTACGTTATCTACCAGCTCAAAAAGAACAACGTTGCTCCAAAAGCCATTGTAGTGGAAGATGCAGAGACAATAGTGGCAACTGGAGCAATAATTGCAGAAATACCGATGGTAGATAAAATTGACATAAAGAAGATTAAGAACGGGCAGATCATTGAAGTTAATGCTGATAAAGGAGAGGTTATAATCCATGAAGAGGAAGGCATTTAA
- a CDS encoding aconitase X catalytic domain-containing protein, with amino-acid sequence MYLTKEEELILAGEYGYALQKAMEILVALGEIYGADRLIPIKSAQIAGVSYKNIGDAGIDFLRDFVDAGARVSVYTTLNPAGIGNEEFMEKQREILELYKAMGIEITSTCTPYYGANLPKFGDHLAWSESSAVSFANSIIGARTNREGGPSSLAAAIVGKTPNYGLHLEENRKATVIVEVQAKVKDFVDYSFLGYHLGKLLKNDVPYFKGLKPEKTDYLKELGASMAATGSIALYHVEGETPEYKTAITDKLERIQVDDKELKEVKEKYNAGWDEIDAILIGCPHASIHEIKEVAELLRMRGKPLKVPLFITASRVVRYLADSLGYTEVIERYNGKIIVDACLIVSPIKSWYKGIATNSGKASFYFSSAGLKVRLDNTDKLIFEAP; translated from the coding sequence ATGTATCTAACAAAGGAGGAAGAGCTGATTTTAGCAGGAGAGTATGGATATGCCCTGCAGAAAGCTATGGAGATTCTTGTTGCCCTCGGAGAGATTTATGGGGCAGATAGGCTAATTCCAATCAAAAGCGCCCAAATAGCTGGAGTTTCTTATAAAAACATTGGAGATGCTGGCATAGACTTTTTGAGAGATTTTGTAGATGCAGGGGCTAGGGTTAGTGTTTATACAACCTTAAATCCAGCAGGAATTGGCAATGAAGAGTTCATGGAAAAACAAAGAGAGATTTTGGAGCTTTACAAGGCGATGGGGATTGAGATAACTTCAACATGCACACCATATTACGGAGCAAATCTGCCAAAATTCGGTGATCACTTAGCTTGGAGTGAAAGTTCTGCCGTAAGCTTCGCAAACTCTATCATAGGTGCAAGAACGAACAGAGAGGGTGGACCTTCAAGTTTGGCGGCTGCAATTGTGGGAAAAACACCAAACTATGGACTCCACTTGGAAGAAAACAGAAAAGCAACGGTTATTGTTGAAGTCCAAGCCAAAGTTAAAGACTTTGTTGACTACAGTTTTTTAGGATATCACCTTGGAAAGCTTCTCAAAAACGATGTTCCATATTTTAAAGGGCTAAAACCTGAAAAGACGGATTATTTGAAAGAGCTTGGTGCCTCAATGGCTGCAACAGGCTCAATTGCGTTATATCATGTTGAGGGGGAAACTCCGGAGTATAAAACTGCCATTACAGATAAGCTTGAAAGAATACAGGTTGATGACAAAGAGCTCAAGGAAGTTAAAGAAAAGTACAACGCTGGCTGGGATGAGATTGATGCGATTTTAATTGGCTGTCCACATGCTTCAATTCATGAAATAAAAGAGGTCGCTGAGCTTTTAAGGATGAGGGGAAAACCTTTGAAAGTCCCCCTGTTTATAACGGCAAGCAGGGTTGTAAGATATTTAGCAGATTCTTTGGGCTACACAGAAGTCATAGAGCGCTATAATGGTAAGATAATTGTAGATGCATGCCTAATTGTTTCACCAATCAAGAGTTGGTACAAGGGGATTGCAACGAACAGCGGAAAGGCGAGCTTCTATTTTTCATCAGCTGGACTGAAAGTAAGACTCGATAATACGGATAAGCTGATTTTTGAAGCTCCGTGA
- a CDS encoding LAGLIDADG family homing endonuclease, with product MRKLKDLNQEELYEIMECASELRTNGLSYSEISKAIAKNKNVRISKATIIRWCNGIHNPFNRIKEVNLKPSPDLSYVIGVYFGDASVNADKRYRYRIRLKVIDREFAKEFAKALKSLGLNPRLYYENDSTRSGRWSVEATSKELYLFLIRPREVLFDIAKLYPREFLRGFFDSEGYVFVDKHNPRRAYVSVSNYDRDVLEFCQKLLDNLEIHSQIWIMRKAGAPSIIRGEQYFYKENFYELRIYRVESVRNFAFNIGFTIRRKQIKLNNFLKTS from the coding sequence ATGCGAAAATTAAAAGACCTGAATCAAGAGGAACTTTATGAGATTATGGAATGCGCTAGCGAGCTAAGAACCAATGGATTAAGCTACTCTGAGATATCAAAGGCGATAGCAAAGAACAAAAATGTGAGAATTTCAAAGGCAACAATTATAAGATGGTGCAATGGGATACACAATCCGTTCAACAGAATTAAAGAGGTGAACTTAAAACCTTCTCCAGATTTATCCTATGTTATTGGGGTCTATTTTGGTGATGCTAGTGTAAATGCTGACAAAAGATACAGGTACAGGATAAGGCTCAAGGTTATCGATAGAGAATTTGCCAAAGAATTCGCTAAAGCGTTGAAATCTCTAGGTCTAAATCCGAGGCTATATTATGAGAACGATTCAACGAGGAGTGGAAGATGGAGCGTTGAGGCGACGAGCAAGGAATTATATCTGTTCTTGATAAGACCGAGGGAGGTTTTATTTGATATTGCCAAGCTTTATCCAAGAGAGTTTTTGAGAGGATTTTTCGATAGTGAGGGTTATGTCTTTGTGGATAAGCATAATCCAAGAAGAGCTTACGTTTCAGTAAGTAACTATGATAGAGATGTCTTAGAGTTCTGTCAGAAATTGTTGGATAATCTTGAAATACACTCTCAAATTTGGATTATGAGGAAAGCAGGCGCACCGAGTATAATCAGAGGAGAACAGTATTTTTATAAAGAGAATTTCTATGAACTGAGAATTTACAGAGTAGAAAGCGTCAGAAACTTTGCTTTCAATATTGGTTTTACAATCAGGAGAAAACAAATAAAGCTAAATAATTTTCTCAAAACCTCCTGA
- a CDS encoding 30S ribosomal protein S15, with translation MARIHARKRGKSGSKRPPRTAPPTWVEYTAEEVENLVIKLRKEGYSTAMIGTILRDQYGIPSVKLITGKKITKILEENGLAPEIPEDLMFLIKRAVNLRRHLEEHPKDIHSRRGLQLIESKIRRLVKYYRRTGKLPPKWRYDPEQAKLLVR, from the coding sequence ATGGCAAGGATACATGCGAGAAAGAGAGGTAAATCTGGATCAAAAAGACCCCCAAGGACTGCCCCACCAACTTGGGTGGAATACACAGCTGAGGAAGTTGAGAACCTCGTCATAAAGCTTAGGAAGGAAGGCTACAGCACGGCTATGATCGGGACTATTCTCAGAGACCAGTATGGAATTCCAAGCGTTAAGCTAATTACGGGCAAAAAGATAACCAAGATCCTTGAAGAGAACGGCTTAGCACCAGAGATTCCAGAGGATTTGATGTTTCTCATTAAGAGGGCAGTTAACTTGAGAAGGCATCTCGAGGAACATCCCAAGGACATACACTCAAGGAGAGGGCTTCAGCTCATTGAAAGCAAGATCAGAAGACTTGTGAAATACTACAGAAGGACAGGAAAGCTTCCACCAAAGTGGAGATACGATCCAGAGCAAGCAAAACTCTTAGTCCGCTGA
- a CDS encoding DHH family phosphoesterase: protein MDKSGFLEKVREGAELIKMHIELGHTIRIISHRDADGITAGAILAKAIAREGGNFHLSIVKQLSEDLITELANEKQKIYVFSDLGSGSIKLIEKYLSDASVVIADHHPPEDGEIKNDNHILVNPTQLGADSVRDLSGSGVAYFVAKEINEKNKDLSYLALVGAVGDMQEVDGQFHGMNLDIIEDAKKLDLIEIRKEIRLYGRETRKLYQMLAYATNPEIPEITGDERKAIEFLRAKGFDPDMYYWQLREEEKKRFNDLIVIHLIKHGAGKEVIDRIIGDVVLIKAYKEGDPRHEAREFATLLNATGRLNAGTLGVAICLGDEDAFKAALKLVDEYKKEQIEARKYLIQNWNSAVIEKENVYVFYAGKNIKDTLVGIAANIAISSRLASPEKPVIILADSEEDESLIKGSARTTERALAKGYHLGEALRKVAEIIGGEGGGHAIAAGIRFPKDKLEEFAELINKALEEQTNGN from the coding sequence ATGGACAAGAGCGGCTTTTTGGAGAAGGTTAGGGAAGGTGCCGAACTAATAAAAATGCACATCGAGTTAGGGCACACTATACGCATCATTTCCCACAGAGATGCCGATGGAATAACTGCCGGTGCTATTCTTGCAAAGGCAATTGCACGGGAAGGGGGGAACTTTCATTTAAGCATTGTTAAACAGCTCAGCGAGGATTTAATCACGGAACTTGCAAATGAAAAGCAAAAAATTTACGTTTTCAGCGATTTAGGTAGTGGATCAATAAAGCTCATTGAGAAATACCTCAGTGATGCAAGTGTTGTTATAGCTGATCACCATCCACCAGAAGATGGAGAGATTAAGAACGACAACCACATCTTAGTTAACCCAACACAATTAGGAGCCGACAGCGTTAGAGATCTAAGCGGTTCTGGTGTTGCTTATTTTGTTGCAAAAGAGATTAACGAGAAAAACAAGGATTTAAGCTATTTGGCCTTAGTTGGTGCTGTTGGAGACATGCAGGAGGTAGATGGGCAGTTCCACGGTATGAACTTGGACATAATAGAGGATGCAAAAAAACTTGACTTGATTGAAATAAGGAAGGAGATTAGGCTTTATGGAAGGGAGACGAGAAAGCTCTACCAGATGCTCGCTTATGCCACTAATCCAGAGATTCCAGAAATTACTGGAGACGAAAGAAAAGCCATTGAATTTCTCAGAGCTAAGGGATTTGATCCAGATATGTACTACTGGCAGCTCAGAGAGGAAGAAAAGAAGAGATTCAATGACTTGATTGTGATTCATCTGATCAAACACGGAGCTGGGAAGGAAGTGATTGACAGAATAATCGGAGATGTAGTCCTAATAAAGGCCTACAAAGAGGGAGATCCAAGACACGAGGCAAGAGAATTCGCTACTCTGCTCAATGCAACTGGAAGACTAAATGCTGGCACTCTTGGAGTGGCAATATGCCTGGGAGATGAAGATGCATTTAAAGCCGCACTAAAGCTGGTCGATGAGTACAAGAAAGAGCAGATTGAGGCAAGAAAATATTTAATACAAAATTGGAACAGCGCGGTTATTGAAAAGGAAAATGTCTACGTCTTTTACGCGGGTAAAAACATCAAAGATACTCTCGTGGGCATAGCAGCAAACATCGCAATAAGTTCAAGACTTGCAAGCCCAGAAAAGCCGGTGATTATTTTGGCGGACAGTGAGGAAGATGAAAGCCTTATTAAAGGCTCAGCAAGAACTACCGAAAGAGCGTTAGCCAAAGGGTATCATCTTGGAGAGGCTTTGAGAAAAGTTGCAGAGATTATTGGAGGAGAAGGGGGAGGTCATGCGATAGCCGCTGGTATTAGATTTCCGAAGGACAAATTAGAGGAATTTGCAGAGCTTATAAACAAAGCGTTGGAGGAGCAGACAAATGGAAATTAA
- a CDS encoding KEOPS complex subunit Pcc1, with protein sequence MEIKANAEIIWQYNDERTAEAIARAVDVDNLNLPKNLKVKTYWEDCKVITKVKYSGEIESLIVALDDLVFSIKIAEDSLKL encoded by the coding sequence ATGGAAATTAAAGCCAATGCAGAGATAATCTGGCAGTACAACGATGAAAGAACCGCCGAGGCAATAGCAAGAGCCGTTGATGTTGATAATTTAAACCTTCCAAAAAATTTAAAGGTTAAAACTTATTGGGAAGATTGTAAAGTCATAACAAAAGTTAAATACTCCGGTGAGATTGAAAGCCTTATAGTGGCTTTGGATGATTTGGTGTTTTCAATCAAGATCGCCGAAGATAGTTTAAAACTGTGA
- a CDS encoding 30S ribosomal protein S3ae: protein MARANPRKRAAAARDKWKLKQWYIVYAPEFFGSQEIGLTPADDPEKVKGRVIETTLKDLTGDFTKGHVKLYFQIYDVKGQNAYTKFKGHKLARSYIRSLVRRRTTRIDGIFNVTTKDGYKLRVMGMVIAIRRIQTSQERAIREIMRNIIYKKAEELPFTQFVLEAVTGKMASEIAKEAKKIYPLKRAEIRKIKVLAEPEI, encoded by the coding sequence ATGGCCAGAGCTAATCCAAGAAAAAGAGCTGCCGCTGCAAGAGATAAGTGGAAGCTCAAGCAGTGGTATATTGTTTATGCTCCTGAGTTTTTTGGAAGCCAAGAGATTGGTTTGACCCCAGCAGACGATCCTGAGAAGGTTAAGGGAAGAGTGATAGAGACCACCCTCAAAGACTTAACTGGCGATTTCACAAAAGGCCATGTTAAGCTTTATTTCCAGATTTATGACGTCAAGGGACAGAACGCTTACACAAAGTTCAAAGGGCACAAGCTTGCAAGGAGCTACATTAGGAGCTTGGTTAGAAGAAGAACAACAAGAATTGACGGTATCTTTAATGTGACAACAAAAGACGGCTACAAGCTTAGAGTTATGGGAATGGTCATTGCAATAAGAAGAATTCAGACAAGCCAAGAAAGAGCAATTAGAGAAATCATGAGAAACATCATATACAAGAAGGCTGAAGAGTTACCATTCACACAGTTTGTCCTTGAAGCTGTCACAGGTAAGATGGCTTCTGAGATTGCCAAGGAAGCAAAGAAGATATATCCGCTTAAGAGGGCAGAAATCAGGAAGATTAAGGTTCTTGCTGAGCCGGAGATTTGA
- a CDS encoding SPOUT family RNA methylase, with protein sequence MKFLVKTQRGMEAVAGNYIKEALGDSKVWISPQGYSGLILVETDDKNAKEKILEIPEVERVIEVLHEVPAKIEDILNVAEDLAKFINEGETFAIKTKRRGKHNFTSVDVNVQLGAKIKELTNAEVDLSFPDKAILVEIIGDRAYISVVGKEEWKKYTPEKTDARKLFKKVSIVQMPYWGDYKACRNFGEKIGRAAQAFEVKELIIAPKEKIDGYELMEFLRGVKIGQESRYQIQREAYPWKIEKVPVYVWDLYQVIRDKRRNKRLLIITDPKGHTLAEVKDELAKDMYYAKEVVVFIGSREGIPRGLFRFADYVVDLAPYMTFATEHGIPGALIALWTIYEEELRRRK encoded by the coding sequence ATGAAATTTTTAGTAAAAACTCAGAGAGGAATGGAAGCTGTTGCTGGCAATTACATCAAGGAAGCTTTGGGAGATTCTAAGGTCTGGATTTCCCCTCAAGGGTATTCTGGACTGATTTTAGTTGAAACCGATGATAAAAATGCAAAAGAGAAGATTTTAGAAATCCCGGAAGTTGAGAGGGTTATTGAGGTCTTACATGAGGTTCCCGCTAAAATTGAAGATATTTTAAATGTCGCCGAAGATCTTGCCAAGTTTATCAATGAGGGAGAGACATTTGCCATTAAGACCAAGAGGAGGGGAAAGCACAACTTCACAAGTGTTGATGTTAATGTTCAGCTTGGGGCTAAGATAAAAGAGCTTACAAATGCTGAAGTTGATTTGAGCTTTCCAGACAAAGCAATTTTAGTTGAGATAATAGGTGATAGGGCTTACATCTCAGTTGTTGGAAAAGAGGAATGGAAGAAGTACACTCCAGAGAAGACAGACGCAAGGAAGCTTTTCAAAAAAGTCAGCATAGTTCAGATGCCGTACTGGGGTGATTACAAAGCCTGCAGAAACTTCGGTGAGAAAATTGGCAGAGCTGCTCAGGCATTTGAAGTTAAAGAACTAATAATAGCACCGAAAGAAAAAATTGACGGCTATGAGCTCATGGAATTTTTGAGAGGAGTTAAGATTGGGCAGGAATCAAGGTATCAGATACAAAGGGAAGCCTACCCTTGGAAAATCGAGAAAGTTCCCGTATATGTTTGGGACTTATACCAAGTGATAAGAGACAAGAGAAGAAACAAGCGTTTGCTCATAATTACAGACCCCAAAGGACATACTCTGGCTGAGGTTAAAGATGAACTGGCGAAAGACATGTATTATGCAAAGGAAGTTGTTGTGTTCATCGGTTCACGAGAAGGCATTCCGAGGGGACTTTTCAGATTTGCGGATTACGTTGTTGACTTAGCCCCCTACATGACATTTGCAACTGAACATGGAATCCCCGGTGCATTAATAGCACTGTGGACAATTTATGAAGAAGAGCTTAGGAGAAGGAAATAA
- a CDS encoding DUF92 domain-containing protein has protein sequence MTGVSVIQFVMLIVFGFAAYLFKALDKMGSVSAVFLGMLILYFGGMYPFLALVVFVVMGVLSTRYRYSDKLKIGIAEGKKGIRSWRNVLGNGLAAGIFVMFEHVFQQDFLWAATFASIATANADTLASELGKILGKKPRIITNLKPAKPGSNGAVSFQGELFAFIGALAIAFIAAEITQYKWQMLLATLLGGFIGCNIDSIVGATLENRGIVDNNGTNFIATIAGGIIGGIIFLALV, from the coding sequence ATGACAGGGGTTTCAGTGATTCAGTTCGTCATGCTCATTGTATTTGGATTTGCGGCTTATCTCTTTAAAGCACTGGATAAAATGGGCAGTGTTTCAGCTGTTTTTCTTGGAATGCTCATCCTGTATTTTGGGGGAATGTATCCTTTTCTGGCACTGGTTGTCTTCGTCGTTATGGGTGTTCTCTCTACAAGATATAGATATTCAGATAAGCTGAAAATCGGGATTGCTGAGGGAAAGAAAGGCATAAGAAGTTGGAGGAATGTCCTGGGAAACGGATTGGCAGCAGGGATATTTGTGATGTTTGAACATGTCTTTCAGCAGGATTTTCTGTGGGCGGCTACATTTGCCTCAATAGCCACAGCAAATGCAGACACTCTGGCGAGTGAGCTCGGAAAAATCTTGGGGAAAAAGCCAAGGATCATCACAAATTTAAAGCCTGCAAAACCTGGATCTAATGGAGCCGTTTCGTTTCAAGGTGAACTCTTTGCATTCATTGGTGCATTGGCAATTGCTTTCATTGCAGCAGAGATAACTCAGTACAAATGGCAGATGCTCTTGGCAACACTGCTTGGGGGGTTCATTGGGTGCAACATTGATAGCATTGTAGGAGCAACCTTAGAAAACAGGGGCATTGTTGATAATAACGGCACGAATTTCATCGCTACAATTGCTGGTGGGATCATTGGAGGGATAATCTTTTTAGCCCTTGTGTAA